The window AAAATAGAACTTGACCGTCGCCCGACTGTTGCGCCGCAAGGAGATGGAAACCGCATCCAGGGCGACGAACTGCCCGTTACCTGGATTCCAGTAGCCGAGCTCGGCGACCACGATGTTGCCCGTCGTGTCGCTGCGCTCGCGTAGATAGACGGCGAAAGTACCGCCGTGGATGTAGGTCTTCTTTGCATATGTGGTGTTGAACACCCAGGTGATGATGTCGCCGCTCATGGTCAGGTTTGAGAGGGTGTTGCGGTCCCTGGTGCCCAGACAGGCATAGCCGCCGTCTCGCAGCAGCGAGCGATAGGGCCCGGCCCAGGTGCTGGTGTTGATGTTGCAGCTGTTGGTCAGGTTGGTACTGGCGCCGCCCAGGGCAACGCCCGTGCTCTGGATGGCGAAGTAGCGCCGGCCGAAGATTTCGTTCTCGCCGGGAATCTGCGGAATCGCCTCCTTCTCCCGGGTGTTGGCGTCGGTGTTCTGGGCGGGCGATGCGTCGCGCGCCCGCACCGCGAAACGGTAATCCAGGCCGTTCTGCAGGCCGGTGACGCGATAACCCAGGGAACGGGTGGTGGCCTGGGGGGTGCTGTAATTGATGGACTGGTTGGCCAGCGCCCAATATATCAGATAGGTCACGGGACCGGTGTCGTCCTCGGCCGCGCCCCATTCGAGATCGACGGCGCCGTCGGCATAGGCGGGGAAGGCGGCGACCAGGCCCTGGAATTCAGGCGCGAAGCTGTCGATACGCGCCTGGGCGCTGACGCTGTTGGAGGCCGGGGCGAAATTGGTCATGGTTTCGTCGAAGGCCTTGACCGCGAAATAGTAGGTGGTGCCGGGGCTCAGGCCGTGGACGATCATGGTCTGAGTCCGCTCGATGCTCCCCGGATAGGTGCGCACCGCGCTGGGCGCGCCGCCGGCGATGGTGCTCGAATTCCAGTTGAGGTCGGTCACCGGGCCGCCCGTGCGGTAGCGCACCTCGTAGCCGTAGGCCACCGGCCCCGAGCTGCCGTCGTTGAAGGGCGGCGTCCAGGTGAGGCGCACCGTGCCCACCGCGTCGCCGGTGTGGGCGGCGAGATCGCTGATCTGGCCGGGCGCCGTGCTGTCCTCGTACCAGGTCCAAGTGAAGTCGCCGTTGCTGTGGCAGTCGATGTTGCTGCAGCGCTTGATCACCGGATTGAACATGCCGTCGGGATCCACGTTGCCCGAAAGATTGGTGAACTTGGTGGGATTCCAGGCATCGCCGTGCACATCGGCCACCAGATCCGTGCGTCCGCTGATGGGCGCGGAGTGGGCGCCGCCCTGGGCGTTCCTGCCGCCCGGGTCGGGATGGCAGTTGACGCAGCTGGCGTTCTGGTGGGGCAGCTTCTGCGCCGCGGTCATGCCGGCCCACGCCGCTTCGCTCACGCCCGCCAGGGCGCGGCCGATGGCATTGACGTGCGGCAGATGAGCGCCGGCGCGATCGGCAACGTTGTAGCCCTCGCGCACGTTTCCGGCGATCACGATGTCATCAGGCCAGAAATAATCGGCGGAGACGGCGTTGTTGCCGCCGCCGTGGCAGCCGTTGCAGCCGCTGGGCTTGAAGGCCACCGTCTCGTGGTCGTGCTTGTGGCAACTGGTGCACAGCCCGGCGAAGTGATCGGGAGCCTCGGCCGCGCGGTTGAAGTAGTTGACCTCGGCCGGGTCGTGGCACACCTGGCAGATGCCGTACTGGTTGTTGCCGCCCTGGTTGGGGGTGGGCAAATAGTAGCTCGCGCGCTGGCCCTTGTCGCTGAAGCCGCCGACGGAGCGCCCGGCGATGCTGGAGCGCAGCATCGCATCGAGGCTGCCCTGACCGTGGGGATCATGGCAGGTGGTGCAGCGCACGGCGGTTTCGCTCGTGCCGCCCGGGGTCTGGGTATTGGCGTAGTGGACGTTGGCGGCGAAAGCGTGACAGGCCCCGCAATAGGCGTTGGGCGCTTCCGCCGCATAGGTTTGCCCGGCGACCACCTTGAGGCGAAGCGTGGCGGCGGCCCCCATGTGTCCGGCGTCGAAGGCGCCGTCATGGCAGTTGCCGCAGGCCTGGGCGGGCGCGGGCGAGCCGCCGGTGGCCGTGGTCTTGCCGTGCCCGGCGCTGAAATAGGCGGTCTTGGCGGAGGCGCTGCGCGTGATGCCGTCGCGATCCACGTAGGAGGTGGTTTGAGCGCCGGTGTGGCAGGAGAGACACTCGGCGCTGGCGGGGTTGCCCCAGGCCAGGGTCGATTCGCCCTCGATGCCGTGGCACTGGACGCAGGCGTTCTCGAGCAGGGTCAGGGTGCCGTCGACATGGCCGGCATGAGCGCCCGTATGAGCCGAGGGGCCATGACAGGAGCCGCAGGCGATGTTGGCGCCTTGCGTGGCGACATGCACGGCGTGGCTGCCGCCGAGATTCGCGCCCTCGACGCCATGACAGGTGCCGCAGGCGCCGCTCGTCGGCACATCCCAGTCGGGCGCGGCCAGGGTGCCCCGGCCGTTGGAGTGGCAGACCACCGCGCAGGTGCCGGTGGAACTTGTATAGGTGGCCGCGCCGAGGTTGACGGTTCCCAGGCTGAAGGCGGCATCGAAGGCCACATCCACCTTGCCGTCCACGTGCGTGCCGCCGGGGGTCATGGCGCCGGCGGTGAGCGCCGTGGCGCTCGCGGCGGTCTGCACGTGACACACGCTGCACGCATAGCGAGCCACATGCTTGGCGTGGGCCGCCGAGTTGCGCCCGGCCATGCTCGTCCCGTCGTTGCCGTGACAGGAGGCGCAGCGGCCGACGTTCGTCATCAGGGTGTTCCTGCCGCCCGCCCAGTTGACGGAGACGGTCTGATAGGCGCGCGTCGGGCCGTCGCCCGTGCGCCGCCCGCCGTTGCTGTGGCAGTAAAGGTTGTTGCAACTGCCGCCGCCCGCGCCGTTGTAGGCCGGCGCCAGCGCGCCGCCCGCGCTGCTCAGGGCATCGGCGGGAGCCAGAAACACATCCTGGAACGTCCCCGTGTCATGCTGGTAGTTCTTGTGGCAGGCGTTGCAGCTGAACCGATACTGCCCGGCGCCCCCGCCCGCATGGCTGGCGTGGGGGGTGGCCGCTTCGTCCTTGAAGACGCCCGAGGTCAGGTAATTGTAGCCCTTGATGGCATGCACCGCGTAACCGGCGCGCCCCTCGCCGCCCAGGGTGCCGCTCGCCAGATTCTGCGTCGGCGGATAGCCGTGGCAGGCGTTGCACGACCCGGCGGCGCCAAAGCTGTGGCTGTCGGGGCCGCTGTAGTGGTTGTGGCAATCGGTGCACACGGCGCTCGCCACATGGTAATCGCCCGCGCCCGCGCCGATGTCCTTGGCGTCGCCGTGGCATTTTTCGCAGTAACCCTGGGCCGAGCCGTCGATGCCGTCGTTCCAGAAACCCGCCTTGAGGGCGGGATTGAGCACGGACGAGCTGCTGTAATTCAAGCCGGTTTTGGCGCCGAAGGTGTCGGTGGTCACATCGCGGCGCAGCACGAAATAGTTGGGGTTGCCGCCGTTGAGGGAATGGCCGCCGTGGCACACCAGACAGCCCACTTCCTCACCGCCGTTGCTCATGTCGCCGTGGGCGTTGTAGGTGTGGCAGCTCTGGCAGAGTTCGGATTTGTTCGCGCCCTGGGGTCCGTCGGCGCGCAGCAGCTTGCCGTCGCCCGTGAGATTCTGCCCCGGGCCGTCGACGGTGGAAGATTTGGAGTCGGCGAAATGCACGCCGTGACAGGAGGTACAGCCCACCCCGCCGTTGACCAGGCGCACGTCTCCGGGAGCCTCCGCCACCTGCGCGGGGGCGCGGTACTGCATCGGCTTGGCCGTCGCCACCGCCGCATAATCGGAGAGCAGGGGATGGGAAAGCAGACCGCGCTCGCTGCTGCCGATCGCCCAGGGCAGATGACACTCGACGCACATCTGTTCGGCGCTGCCCGTGCCCAGGCGCAGAATCTTGGTGTTGGTCACATCGCGGCTGTGGGGGTCGTGACAGCGCTGGCAGGTCACCTTGCCGGTGGAAATGCCGTAGCGGCCGTAGAAGAGCTGATGGGTGGGGGCCTTGGCGCCGGCGGCGACGTTGACGTCCTTGGCGGCCCACATGTGGGAGGTCTGGGCGCCCGGCGGCATGCCCTGGGGATAGGTGCCCAGGGCATTGCTGGCATCGCCGGGGGCAAAGCGCCCAACGGGCGCCCTGAAGGTGCCGTCGAGCATCAGGGTCGGTGAGGCGCCGTCCTTGTGACACTGCAAGCAGATGTTGGTGGTGCCTTGCCCCAGATCGACGAAGCTCACCCCGACCTTGTGACAGTTCTTGCAGTCAAAATTGTGGATCACCGTGGCTTCGGCGGAAAACGCAACCGCGCACACCAACAACAGGGCCGGCACCCACTGCTTCCAACATCTCCGCATACCATCGCTCCCAGATGCTATCGGGTGAACTCTGAACATGCCGCAAAAAAACCAGCCGATCAGCGAAACCACGGAATGTGTATCGACAACCAACATTCCCCTGACCTTGGACTTCGCCGCCCGCGGCTTGGCCGGCCGGGGCGAAACAGGAGCTTACAGTCAAAAGAAAAATCTTATTTGAAAATGCTAATGCATAAAGCGCGCCGCACTTTTGGGGTCGCCTAAATCAGTGCGTATCGCCACGAAGATCGCAGCCCTGGGAAGGATCGACCGGAACACATCCATCATCAAATCAAATGGTTAGAAATTTCTTCTGGATCCGGCGAAGGTGGCATGGCAAAAATAGGATTTACTTTGCGGAAAGGTTTCAAGCCATGTCGCGAATTCTGATGTGTGCCACTCTGCTGCTCGCCCTGGTCATGGGCGGTTGCGAACAACGCCGGGAACAGCCCACCGACAAGCGAGCCGAGGCCCTGCCTCGCAAGCCCTTTCATGAGGCGTTGGAACCCGAGCTTTACGAGCTTCCCTCGGGCGCCCTGGCGACCTGGCGCGCTCATGCCCGGCACCAACCGGCCCTGGTGCTCTTCGCGAACCATCCCTATCTGGATCCCTTGCCCGAAACCGGCCGCGAGGAGCTGAGGGATTTTTTGCGCACGGCGACACCCGAGGACATCGTGCGCCGCGCGCGGTTTTTCGTCCCCGATCCGGCTTTTTTGCCGCCGCAAGCCCTGAGCGCCGCCATCGCCGCCGGGCTGTTTTCCGAAATCGTCTTCGTCTATCCCGGCACCCAGGAAAAAGACGCCTTTTCCCTGGAGGATTTTCAGCGCCGTGCGCTTGCCGCCGGTTTCCTGAACGAGGAGGAAACTCGCGCCCTCAGCCTGCACGACGGGGTCATCGGCGGCCGGGTGCGCGGCCTGCCCTTGCGCTGCGTGCATCCCGAAGCCCTGCCGTCCCTGGACAAGCCGGTGATCCTGCACATCGATCTCGGGTATTTCAAGGATCTCTACCAGAATGAGATCCGCACCCCCGTCTACGACCTGCTCCATCAGACCGCGACGGCGATACGGGACGCGGGCTTTCCCGCCCTGGCCGTCACCCTGTCCTTCTCCAACGCGGAGGTCGGATTTTCCCTCGAATCACGTTTCATGATCAGCGATCTGGCGGAACTTCTGCGGCGCCCAGCCGCTCTTGAGGGCGGCACGCCGCGAAGCTGGACCTACCGCGCCGCCGCGCTGTTCGCCGGCGCCATGTTCATGGAGGGGCGTTTTCGCGAGTTGACCGAGGAGGCGGCTCAGGCCGGTCCGGCGGATGCCGCGGCCCAATACGCCCTCTCCTTGGTGCGCTTTCAGCAGGGCCGCGACGAGGAGGGCTTCGCCCTGCTGGATCGCGCCGTGGCGCTGGATCGGGGCTTTGCCCTGGATTACCTGGAACTGGCCGAGGTGGGAGCGGAACAGGGGCGATGGGACAAGGTTCTGGAACTGATCGAAAAAGCGGCGGCGCTTGATCCGCGCAATCCCTTCCCGCGCCTGCGGCAGGCCGATGCCCTGATCCAAGGCGGTCGGGGAAACGAGGCCTTGCCGCTTCTCGACGCGCTGCGGCGCCTGCCCTGGTCCCCCCGCCATCACCCCGACATCCTGCGCCTTCTCGAAGAAATGATGCAAGCCGCCGGCGCCTGAACCCTTCTCAGGGGTTGGGATTGGTGCTCGGCGTCGCATCCGGGGCGGTGAATTCCAGCCAGGGCGTCACCTTGTTCCAGCCCGGACCGCGCGCGGTGCTCGCCCCGGAAGCCAGGGATGCGCGGTCATCGAGGCGATGGCAGTTCTGCGCGGCGGCCCATTGCGAGGCGCGCGTGCCGGCCCAGGGCGTGCCGATGGAACCCGCCTCCTGAAAATTGTTGTCCCAGGTGTTGTGGTTGGTGTCCAGGCAGTTGGTGATCATCAGCTTGGGCAGCCTCGAGGCGTGCGGATTGTGGCACTTGGCGCAGTTGAAGGTGTGATAGTTGGCCTGGGCGTTGTAGCTGCCCGCCTCGGTCTTGCTGCCCGCGCTGGTGAACTGGCTGTTCTGGTCGGCCACCTGCAGCTTGAGCGTGCCCGAGGCGATGGGCGTGGCGCGGTTGTAGCTCGAATTGTAGTCGCTGTTCCAGACGAAGTAGCGAAAGCTGTAGGGACGGCCGGTTCCGGCGGCGGACGTCGAGGTCGTCGCGATGCGCGGGTAATACAGATAGCCGCTGCCGTCGTTGTCTCGGTAGGAATAGCCGCGGTCATACTCGGTGGCCAGCCCCATGTCCACGTCGCCAGTTCTGGCTTGACCGATGACGGCCGTCGCCTTACCGCGCTTGGCGCGGGTGAAGATGTTGCGCGCGTGGGACTCGGCGCTGTTGTTGGCGCCGCTTCCCGGTCCGCCGATGACGGCGTTGGCGTGGCCGTTGTAGCCGGATACCCACAGATTTTCGCCGGTCTTCTGGTCGAGAAAGTTGAGGTCGCTGCCGTGGCACTGGGTACAGAGTCCGGCCGTCGATGCCAGGGTTTCCCCGGCGTTGGGATTGGCGCTGTTCTGATCGATCCAGAACCCGCCCACCTTGGCCAGCGTACTCAGGCCCGAATTGCTGTCGGAGGCGCTGGCGCGCGGTACCCGGCCGAAGGTCAGGGTGGTGTTGGCGTCCACCGTCCAGTTGGCCATGCCCCACTGGGGCGCGCCGTCCTCGGGATAGGGGTTGCCCTTCCAGGTGCCGCGCAGATAGGGCCCGGCGGTGGCCGCGGGGCCGCTGATGTCGCCGTTCACGCCGCCATGGGTGCCGTGCACGTCATGGCAGTAGCTGCAGCGGATGTCGGCCACATGGTTGGGCGTTTCCGTGTGCCGGTAGGCGCTGCCGCCCAGGGCCGCGTCGGTCACCGCCGGGTTGGCCGTA of the Geoalkalibacter sp. genome contains:
- a CDS encoding multiheme c-type cytochrome: MRRCWKQWVPALLLVCAVAFSAEATVIHNFDCKNCHKVGVSFVDLGQGTTNICLQCHKDGASPTLMLDGTFRAPVGRFAPGDASNALGTYPQGMPPGAQTSHMWAAKDVNVAAGAKAPTHQLFYGRYGISTGKVTCQRCHDPHSRDVTNTKILRLGTGSAEQMCVECHLPWAIGSSERGLLSHPLLSDYAAVATAKPMQYRAPAQVAEAPGDVRLVNGGVGCTSCHGVHFADSKSSTVDGPGQNLTGDGKLLRADGPQGANKSELCQSCHTYNAHGDMSNGGEEVGCLVCHGGHSLNGGNPNYFVLRRDVTTDTFGAKTGLNYSSSSVLNPALKAGFWNDGIDGSAQGYCEKCHGDAKDIGAGAGDYHVASAVCTDCHNHYSGPDSHSFGAAGSCNACHGYPPTQNLASGTLGGEGRAGYAVHAIKGYNYLTSGVFKDEAATPHASHAGGGAGQYRFSCNACHKNYQHDTGTFQDVFLAPADALSSAGGALAPAYNGAGGGSCNNLYCHSNGGRRTGDGPTRAYQTVSVNWAGGRNTLMTNVGRCASCHGNDGTSMAGRNSAAHAKHVARYACSVCHVQTAASATALTAGAMTPGGTHVDGKVDVAFDAAFSLGTVNLGAATYTSSTGTCAVVCHSNGRGTLAAPDWDVPTSGACGTCHGVEGANLGGSHAVHVATQGANIACGSCHGPSAHTGAHAGHVDGTLTLLENACVQCHGIEGESTLAWGNPASAECLSCHTGAQTTSYVDRDGITRSASAKTAYFSAGHGKTTATGGSPAPAQACGNCHDGAFDAGHMGAAATLRLKVVAGQTYAAEAPNAYCGACHAFAANVHYANTQTPGGTSETAVRCTTCHDPHGQGSLDAMLRSSIAGRSVGGFSDKGQRASYYLPTPNQGGNNQYGICQVCHDPAEVNYFNRAAEAPDHFAGLCTSCHKHDHETVAFKPSGCNGCHGGGNNAVSADYFWPDDIVIAGNVREGYNVADRAGAHLPHVNAIGRALAGVSEAAWAGMTAAQKLPHQNASCVNCHPDPGGRNAQGGAHSAPISGRTDLVADVHGDAWNPTKFTNLSGNVDPDGMFNPVIKRCSNIDCHSNGDFTWTWYEDSTAPGQISDLAAHTGDAVGTVRLTWTPPFNDGSSGPVAYGYEVRYRTGGPVTDLNWNSSTIAGGAPSAVRTYPGSIERTQTMIVHGLSPGTTYYFAVKAFDETMTNFAPASNSVSAQARIDSFAPEFQGLVAAFPAYADGAVDLEWGAAEDDTGPVTYLIYWALANQSINYSTPQATTRSLGYRVTGLQNGLDYRFAVRARDASPAQNTDANTREKEAIPQIPGENEIFGRRYFAIQSTGVALGGASTNLTNSCNINTSTWAGPYRSLLRDGGYACLGTRDRNTLSNLTMSGDIITWVFNTTYAKKTYIHGGTFAVYLRERSDTTGNIVVAELGYWNPGNGQFVALDAVSISLRRNSRATVKFYFPSVDNKVIEIPAGMKLAVKLRKTTTKNLEIRYGGKRGTSILTVYEQEGNDLPGLFTVDNPSANVAGTVNLSWNPSTDSDGDEVVYDVHGSIDNGATWPYVIASDLGSTSVAWDTKAHGIGLTGPQSGVRFRVGAADGLLHRIIGTDPGGLAEGSLHDHRYAVSSSFTVNNSVDTTPPAAITDLVAEHRPKTGTVWLYWHAPGDDGMVGKASQYDIRYQLSDPHNPAQAIDSGAEWDAAVQVTGEPVPTEPGHRQGYEVLGLNPGKSYFFAIKTADEAGNWSGLSNSPSAKGGLRCGVCHSTPPDDLATAGTHDEHGFTQTDCTKCHGQEADSFDLNHMDGVTRMAWNNPRKGYTNTAVGPFSQSDTQVIYKNQAGTVTIYQDNTGGGGFNDLNPATGDNRDNGSCFGFNATGVTGCHGPGTPVWGDRASVTCAMCHGSMSRGNKDPYGRLWEDTRTDTKYAGNVPIYKSAPAVDLLGNTLSNAVGQHERHLNFSYRLTGDQCKLCHLGADHADGTVDVHMHSSAGEHAVWNPPVGGNPGTCGGTSELRCHGDNATLPQWKTRTSEPGGPKLISCNECHGHEDNNFWPGATVPITEHVATVSATVNGNGVIQTLGVQGGHTMEAGDRIIKGETYFVVTAKTATSLTFHKPIAAGIRFSAGEVLKTKHIPHVSDGGQVRYCTYCHVEGHPQGDETAAGKNPPGAETVFIPNNSIVGLDYSSGGIHLRKTIGGRGPFHTEAEICWGCHDAQTPRISEWGYNGINNNKVTEKAITAVTKANPASVTSSAHGLSTGDRIILYMANGMVELNGWTGTVTVTGADTFTLDDVNSSTWTTTFNATGAKWKYATTYDSGWLHNNTGSWGSRAHRSNWVGASWDSANFPYKTGSVVSTHSVNPAVTRPGMDSVAQIRCSYCHDVHDMNHAPGDTANGRPFLRGTWQGNPYLEDGAPGRFKGYRDATAANKAQYYYDGTRDDFGMVPRGSTSMAKMGGYWIDQNSDFPTASWTLSSSAGICTLCHGTDVNNMNKFNVHADGTSEAAKKSWIGTNGHSNAVIGGSGINKFNVYDPTFRGEGTTYLRPGMAYQDILTWRKSGEMWGFRNNGEGSTYISDGARTTDNNMGVYPYAWSTTQNKNKYAFEEFDWGLNQETGADAGEPMYHRFSCSKCHNPHASRLPRLMITNCLDVSHNKWDDAYAADPDWDSGGADGTTIVWSGDTSKTGTKATIMSHGSAADVSGLGRNKQIAYATSAVNCHRYVDINGDGDGDDANEAPGWNKVTPWIETGTNYTNN
- a CDS encoding tetratricopeptide repeat protein yields the protein MSRILMCATLLLALVMGGCEQRREQPTDKRAEALPRKPFHEALEPELYELPSGALATWRAHARHQPALVLFANHPYLDPLPETGREELRDFLRTATPEDIVRRARFFVPDPAFLPPQALSAAIAAGLFSEIVFVYPGTQEKDAFSLEDFQRRALAAGFLNEEETRALSLHDGVIGGRVRGLPLRCVHPEALPSLDKPVILHIDLGYFKDLYQNEIRTPVYDLLHQTATAIRDAGFPALAVTLSFSNAEVGFSLESRFMISDLAELLRRPAALEGGTPRSWTYRAAALFAGAMFMEGRFRELTEEAAQAGPADAAAQYALSLVRFQQGRDEEGFALLDRAVALDRGFALDYLELAEVGAEQGRWDKVLELIEKAAALDPRNPFPRLRQADALIQGGRGNEALPLLDALRRLPWSPRHHPDILRLLEEMMQAAGA